The sequence CAGCGTATTACAATTGTTAAAGAAAGAAATTGATCCTAATAAGGTTGTATGGATATCTTTGGGTGGCTTTAGGTATCATTTGCATTTCAGAGAAATATTAAGAGAAAAATTTCCTGATGAGATGATGACAGTAAACGAGATGTTTCCAGGAATTGATGGAAAATATCGCTACTATAAACCATTAAGGATATACATATATTCATTTATGTATCAGCAATTGCGTGAGATATTTAAAAAAGCATATATCTATTTATGTATGGAAACAGATTATATGTGGCAAGAGATTACAGGTAAAAATTTTACTTCTTCGGAGGATTTGGAAATTGATATTTCAAATCATTTGAGCTATCACTTTATTAAAAAAAATCACATTTTATATTGACCATGCGCTATAATACATATTTATTGTAATCATTAAGCGGAAATAGTATTGATTTTAATCAATTGAGGATGGTATAATTTTTAGGGCATCATACTATGGTATACGTAAATGTCACTTTAATAAACAAAAATAAAAGAAAACATTATCAAAAAGAAATAAATTTGTTATTTTGATATATTAAGATTTGAAATGAAATACAATTGCACAGGAGATTACAATTGGAATATACAGATGTAAAAGACTTGATGCGTGAATTACAGCAACTTGAAACTAATATTAATGAGCTCTATACTGCTCTTCATATAGAAGATAAGAAGCAGCAGTTGCAATTATTAGTTGAAGAAACATATAAAGAGGATTTCTGGCAGGATCAAGCACGAAGTACTTCTATCCAGCAGCAAATCACTCAGATTAAAAAGAATGTAGAGCCATGGGATACTTTAAGAAAAGAAGTATCAGACTCAATATCACTTCTTGAAATGGCAATAGATGAAAATGATAACGAAGTAATTGTAGAAATTGCTTCAAGAGTAGACCAGTTTAAAAAACGATTTGAACAATTGGAAACAAGGGAATTATTATCAGAACCCGATGATGATAAAAATGCAATTATGACTATTCATCCTGGTGCTGGCGGTACTGAATCACAGGATTGGGCAAGCATGCTTATGCGTATGTATGTTCGTTGGGCTGAAGATAATGGATTTGCTATAGAAATACTGGATTACATGCCAGATATTGAAGCTGGTATTAAAGAAGTTGTAATGCTAATTAAAGGTGATTATGCCTATGGGCTGTTAAAAGGAGAACGGGGTATACATAGATTAGTACGTATCTCGCCATTTGATAGCAACCAGAGGCGACATACTTCCTTTGCATCAGTTGATGTTATTCCTGAAGCGCCAGAAGATATTGATATTGAAATTAAGGAATCTGACTTAAGAATTGATACATATAGAGCATCTGGAGCTGGTGGGCAACATGTTAACAGGACTGATTCAGCGGTACGAATTACTCATTTACCAACAGGTATTGTGGTTCAATGTCAGAATGAACGTTCACAACATAAAAACAAAGCCTATGCTATGAAGATTTTGAAATCGCGGTTATATGAACTTAAAAGAAGTGAGATAGAAAAAGAGAAATTAGAAAAATTTGGTGAAAAAAAAGACATAGCATGGGGCAATCAAATCCGTTCATACGTGTTTCATCCATATACAATGGTGAAAGACCATCGTACAGGAGAGGAAACCGGCTCGGTAGACCATGTCATGGATGGTGACATTAACAGATTTATTTACGCATATCTGAAAAGCCTTAAAAGTATAAAAATTAAGCGATAAATTCCCATTTTTTTATTGCATAAATTGAAATCAGCTTGTGTACTATTTATATAGTGTACGAATATATAACAAGTACAGTATTGCTAATGTTATTCTACTCATACTGTTGATTTACACTACAGCAGTTAGGCATGATGTGTATGATTTTGAAAATTTATTATGTATAATAAAAAATATAAAATCTATCTTGCAACAACTGCTCTGATATTTATTATAATCATACAACGTTATACTTACGCTGCTGGAACTATTGGAACTTCTGGTGCTGATTTTTTAGAGATTGGTGTAGGGAGCAGACCTTTAGGAATGGGAGAAGCATTTACAGCCGAAGTGGGTGATGTAAATGCAATTTATTATAATCCTGCAGGTTTGGGGACTCTTAAGTTCCCTGTTATGAGCTTAATGCATCAGGAACTTATTGTGGATTCACGATTTGAGAACGTTTCATTAGCTTTTCCATTATATAAAGGTTTTTTTGGTTTTTCTACATCAGTTTTTTGGGTTCCTCCTTTTGATAAAATTGATATAAATGGCAATAAGGTAGGTACAGTAAACTTTTATAATGTAAGTGGTATTTTGGCATACGGTTATTCTTTAGGATTCATGGAAGTAGGCGGTTCACTTAAATATATATATCAGCAGATTGATACATTACAGTTACAATCATTGGCCTTTGATATAGGAATTTTAAAACGTATTACTATGTATTCACCATTTGATGCACCAATAAGAAACTTATCACTTGGGTTATCAATACAAAATATTGGAACAAATGCTAAAGATGATAGCTTGCCACGATTAATAAGGGCAGGTTTGTCATATAAAATGTCTTATTTTTTTGGTTTTAATATTGATTTGGTAGAAAATGCCATAACATCATCTGACTTATATGACTTTACTTCAGGATTTAATGAAAGTTTCAGAGTTAATACTGGTTTTGAACTGAATTATCTTGATATTTTATTTTTTAGAGCTGGATATAAATTTAATGATGCAGGTAAATATACTTTTGGCCTTGGTTTTAATTATGCTATAAAAAATGTTGCATTTGTTGTTGATGCTTCGTATCAGGATGCTGGGGTATTTGGTCCTATATATTCATTTACTATCACATATAAGCTTATACCCAAAGTTATCACAATCGAGGACAAGTTAAAAGCAGAAGTACATTATCAACGGGGAATAAAGTATTTTATCACTGACGATATTGATAGCGCAATTGAAGAATTTAAAAAAGCTAGAGATTATAATCCTTATCATAAAAATGTTGATAAAAAAATACAGGATCTAGAAGAATTAAAAGAACTTAAGAGGCAAAATGAGTTACTTGAGAAAGAACAACAGAAAATTAGATGAAATAAGGAAAGTAATAGTTACACCTAATTTTTGTCCTGCTTCATTAGGGTCGGTTTTATATCAATGTGGCAATACACAGGTAATTTGTGCTGTATCAATTACACCACAGGTGCCACAACATGCACTTGATAAAGGCACTGGTTGGATAACAGCTGAGTACAGTTTACTACCCTATGCCACAAATCCAAGAACTGAAAGAAGAAATATACGCCCAGATGGAAGATCAGTAGAAATTCAACGGCTGATTGGTAGAAGTTTGCGTACAATTTTGGATTTAGAAAAAATGCAGGGTGTTTCTTTAATTGTTGATTGCGATGTTCTTCAGGCTGATGGTGGAACAAGGACTGCAGCAATATCTGGTGCATATATTGCACTGCAGTTAGCAATTAAAAGATTATTACACCAAAATTACATTACCGATAATCCTATTAAAGCACAGGTTGCGGCAATCTCTATAGGTTATATTGGAAATGATTTATTATTAGATCTTGATTATGAAGAAGATTCCCAATGTGATGTTGACATGAATTTAGTGATGGATAGTAAAAATAACATAATTGAAATTCAGGGAACTGGTGAAAAAAGATCATTTTCAAATAGTGAGCTTGAATCAATGCTTCGATTAGCTCAAGATGGGATACAAAAGATATTTGCAATACAAAATGATGTGCTTAAATTGTATCTATAAAAGCCGAATATAAATAGTATACAGTATCTTTTTTTAATCAATAATATGGATGGTCCATTGTGCTATGCGGAAAGCCCTGATAACATTAATTTTCATTACTATTACTCATTTAGCAAATGCTCAATATTATGTAAGAAATACAACTGTCATTGACACCCCAACTGCATATACAATAGCACGAGGTACTTACCAGTTGTCATTTCTGGGATATGATAATGGAGGAGTAGAACTTAAAGCTTTTATTGGTCTACACAACAATTTTTTTCTAGGTGCTTCATTAGATATACAGAGTGCAATTGGAAAAGATGATCCTGATCCAAATGTTCCAGGAGTTGTAGGAAAAATTAAATTTACTGATGGATGGGAAATGTTCCCCATTTCATTTGCAATAGGTTATGATTCTTTTTACATTGGTGAAGAAGGAAAAACATACAACAGTAGGAATGAACTGAATCAAATGATATATGGACCCTATTTTGTGATAACCAAGCCAATATATCTATTTAATGATGAGCAACATATACATTTTGGCATGCGTATTCCAACACAACCGGAATATGTTCCTAAAGATACATCATATTTTCTTGCTCTTGATATACCACTTGGCGAAATATTTGTGTTTAAAGCTGAAATGGAACGCGTATACTATAATTTTGAAAGAGCAAAAGAATGGTTATACAATGTTGGGATGAGATATTCATATATGCAAAGGTTGGGGATTGAATTTGATGTATTATTTCAAAAAGATGAAAATCCAAATAGAATAATACGGATAGAATATATAAATGAATTTTGAAGTTTATACTCTCTATTGCAAATATTTGAAATCATGAAAAAAAACACTATATTTATAGTGATAGCCATATACGCTATTTTTATTACTGCCATTCAAAACTATTACTTCATTATTGATAATTTTTTATATGCACAGAGTAAAAAGCACTGCGTTATTTACATACTCAATGGAGTAGGTGAACAAGTTCCTTGTTATGTTGAACTTGCACGCACGGCTTTTGAGCATGCTAAAGGCTTGATGAATAGATCCCAATTGTGTAATAGTTGTGGAATGTTATTTATTTTTGATGACGAGGAATACAGAACATTCTGGATGAAGGATACAAAAATACCATTAAGTATTGCTTTTATTGATTCTGTTGGAATAATTAATGATATTCAGGATATGAAACCATTTCAAACTTTTCCAACATATTCATCAAAATATCCTGCCAAATATGCTTTGGAAGTAAATCAAGGTTGGTTTAAAAAAAATAATATTAAGACTGGATCAAAAGTAATATTCAATGGATGCATCGGTAAATAGAATACCAATTTCTGAAAATGAAAAAGCTATTCTTATAGGCATACAACTTCCTCATAATGATGAATTGGAAGTACTTCATTCAATAGATGAGCTATCGCAATTAGTAGTTACAGCTGGTGCTGTAGTAGTTACTAAACAAATAGTCAAACGTGCATCTCTTGATCCTGCATATATTATTGGAAGCGGAAAACTTGATGAAATAAAAAAAATAATTACAGAACAATCAATAAAGTTAGTTGTATTTGATCTTAATACTATTCGTCCTGTTCAAATCAGAAACCTTGAAAATTTGCTTGGGTGCCGAGTAATAGGCAGGACAGAAGTTATTCTAGATATCTTTGCTCGAAGGGCTAAAACAGTTGAGTCCAAGATTCAGGTTGAGCTTGCTCAACTAAACTACATTCTACCAAGGCTCAAAGGACTTGGAGGTGTACTATCAAGGTTGGGTGGTGGCATTGGGACAAGAGGCCCGGGGGAGAAGATGCTAGAAACCGACAGAAGACATATTGTTAAAAGGATACAAACACTTAAAAAGAAACTATCGCACATATCACGACATAGAAATGTGCAAAGACAGGAGCGTTTACAGAATGAGATTATTGGTGCGGTAGTGGGGTATACCAACGCAGGAAAATCTACATTGGTGAATGTGCTGGCAAAAGACGATTTGTTTGTGGAAGATAGATTATTTGCTACTTTGGATGCCTATACTAGAATTGTTTATTTAGATGAATCGCATAAGATATTGTTAACGGATACAGTTGGTTTCATTAATAATCTCCCTTCACATCTGGTAGAATCATTTAAATCTACGCTAGAGGAAATAAAATATTCGGATTTTATTATACATGTTGTTGGTCTTGATTCAGATATAGATAAGGTGGTTAGAGTTGTAAATCATGAATTACAAGTACTGAATTCCAATAATAAACCTATTGTATTATATTTTAATAAACTGGATATTGCAAAAGAAGAAACAATAAATTATGTAAAGTTGCAGTTTCCCGATGCTGTTGTTGGTTCAAGTTTAACAGGTGAAGGTATTCAATTGTTGAAAGAAAAAATAATCGAAATAATAGAGAAGATAGACAAAAAGAAACAAATATTCTTGGAATATTCTAAAGATGTAGTATAGCCTGGGTTAATATTTGCCAGTTGTCAGTTTTTGCTTACTTCTTTATATGAGCAATTATTAACAAATTGATTAATTCTGTATCCTTCAGATGTCGATTAATATAATACATTAGGAATAGAACATTACTATTGATTCAGGGTTAAAATTACGATGTATGATTTTAAACGGTATACCTTCCCCGACGAAAGGAAAAAGAATTCCTATATTTATGGTTTTTTTTCAATATTATTTATACTGGTGATAGTTATATTCACTCTCATTGCTGACAAGCCACAAAGTAATGTTAAAAAAATTGCTTCATCTAATCTTGCATCAGTAGAAAATAAGTTGATAGTTGACGGCCTTAAAATGGAAGATGATGTCCCACCAGCTGAATCCGAGGGCGAAATTATTTTTGATGATAGTTTTGATGATGATATTGATATTACAAACATAGTTCCTGTTGAAACTCAAAAAAGTAAAAAAAAAGTAATCAATTTTAATATAGAAGAATTAAGAAAGAAAGATAAACGCTGGCATGTATCTAAATATACAATACAGAAAAACGACAATGTATGGAAAATTGCAAAAAGATACAATACAAGTTATAAATTAATCTTGCTTGCTAACAACATAAACAATCCCGAACTCTTACAACCAGGCAAAATGATTCTTGTTCCAAATAAAAACGGCGTATTTCATAGAATAAATAAAGGTCAATCATTGATTTCAATTGCACGTCATTATAATGTGCCGTTACGAGATATAATAGCTAGTAATCAATTAAAGGATTCAGATCAGGTGATTCATGGACAAACAATCTTTGTTCCAGATGCACGATCTACATATAATGATAAAAAAAATGAACAGAGTATTGTAAAAAAAGAGATAGTAAAAGTAAACAATCGAAATAAAATGAATATCACTTTGCTATGGCCAGTGGTAGGAAAACTTACATCTAGTTTTGGAAGCAGAAGGAATCCACTTGGGAAAGGTAAACAATTTCACTGTGGGCTTGATATTAGCTGTGATATAGACACACCTGTAAAAGCAGCATTGGATGGTACAGTTATTTATTCAGGTTGGAAAGATGGATATGGAAATGTTGTTGTTTTGCGACATGATAACGGGTATATTTCAGTATATGGACATAATAGCAAAAACATGGTTCAGGAAGGGGAAAGCGTGAAAAAGGGACAGGTTATTGCCAAAAGTGGTATGACGGGTTCGGTAACAGGTGCTCATTTGCACTTTGAATTTAGAAAGTATATGACCCCACTTAATCCAATTAAGTTTTTGAAGGAAAAGTAATGGGCATATCTATCAAAAAAACTTTTGAAATTTTGAATTATTCAATATTAACTGTATTACTATTGGTAAGTTCTATTTTTGCAACAGGACAAATGAAATATGATAATCCTTCACAAATTATTCCTATATTTTATACTCAAAATGATTATGTTTCATGGAAAGCGATAGTTAAAGGGAGAATTATAAGCATTGGTGAAAGGGAAGATACAGCAAAGCAGGAATTAACACGCACTCTTCAGCCAAAAACAAAGATAACAGTACGTCTCTATAACACAGAAGGTATCCATAAAGGCACAACTTTATATGTTATTAATTCCAGTAATTTAATTGTATCCCGTTTTACAGTTGAAAACATTTTCAGATCCCAGTCATTTGGCGATATGTTGGTTGGATATGGATTTTTTAGATTATCAACAATAGGAGATAGAGTGGTACAACGCTTTGAAGGCGCCTATCCTGAATTTGCAAAAATACATAAAGCAAGAGGTGATTATTATAAAAATACTGGAGAATTTGGCAATGCTATAAAAGAATACAATCAGGCAATAATTCTTGATGCTCACTATCCGGAAGCACATATTGAATTAGGCAAAATATATTTCAATGATAATGTTTTACAATTTGCTTTTAACGAATTTGAGCATGCATATAAAAATAAAGAAAGAATAATTGATAAACAGGATCATTTTGAATTGCTTTTGTATATGACTAAAACGCGTTATATTGAAGCATACGAAACAAATATACCATTAAAGCTTAAAGAGCAATATATTAATGATGGAATCAAATATGCCAAAGAAGCGTTAGAAATAATACCAGATTCTGTGGAAATATTGTATATGTTAGGAATAATGTATTACAAAAAAGTTGATCCTGATGATGTGGCTGCTAAAAAGACTTTTGAAAAGGTAATTGAATTGGATCCAACACACATTGGTGCATATATTGCTTTGTCTGAATTGTACTTAAAACATAAAAATCATAGTAAAGCTAATTATTACTCACAAAAAGCCCTTACTATAGATCCGGCAAACGAACGAGCTCGTTTCTTATACAGAATGACAAAAGGAAAATAGTTTAATAACATAAACGTTATCAATAAATCTATAAAAAGGTTAATAAATCTTTTAAATATACTTGACTATAATAATTGATGCTGAATATGCTGATTAGCCCATACTATTTTATTATGTATCAGGATAGCATATATGATTGAATTGCTTCAAAATGAAATTGTACATTCACTGTTACCGTTGATAGTAATAAATTGCCTGGCATTAATTAGTTTTTTTATTTTTTTATTTATTTACCCTAAAAGGCCTAAAGATCCAGAAATTATTGCAAGGATGCATGAAACCTTTATTGGTTTGATATTCAGAGAATTTTGGTACTGGGTAAATAAGCCTTTCATTAATGTGTTTATTTATTTACAAATAAAACCAAATACTATTACTTCGCTTTCACTGGTTCTTGCATTTATAAGTGCATACTTTTACTATATTGGCAATTTTGGTTTAGCAGGTTGGATACTAATTGTTAGCGCTACATTAGATATAATTGATGGGAAGGTAGCACGTACCACTAATATGGTAACAAAATCAGGAGCATACTGGGATTCATGTGTCGATAGATATAGTGAAGGGGTGGTATTTTTAGGAATAGCTATGTATTATCAAAACAACTTCATTGCATTGCTTGCTACCATAGTTGCCTTAATTGGTTCTGAGCTTGTAAGTTATACAAAAGCCCGTGGCGAAGCAATAGGTGTCACAACAAAACGTGGAGTGATGCAGAGAGCTGAACGCTTAGCTATTCTTTGTGTTGTTTCTGTATTGCATCCATTTTTCCAGGTAATTTTTAAAAATTCATCAACCAACCCTGAAATAGTTATGATTGGTGCTATGATTGTAATGGCAGTTTCCACAAATTTAACTGCAGCAACCAGAATGCGTATTATTTTCAGGGAGATACAGAAAACTGAGAGCAATGCATGAAAAAACTTTTTCAATTAAAACATTAGGTTGTAAATGCAATCAGTATGAATCTGCACAAATAGCTTCACAGTTTGTATCATCTGGATATAAGCCAGTTCCTTTTGGCTCACCTGCCGATGTTGTTATAATTAACACCTGTACAGTAACCGATAAGAGCAACAAAAAATGCCGTAATTATATTCGTCAAGGAGCTAAATTTTCAAAAACGGGTAAAGTCATTGTGACCGGTTGCATGGTGGAAACTCACAAAGATGAACTTGATGCTATGAATGAAGTGCTTGCCACTTTTACTAATTCTCAAAAGGAACATCTGGTTGTAGAATATGGTGCTTTTGCTCATAATATTGATAACTCGACCTTAGATGCAATTTACACTACCTATGCACTACCATACATGCGTACTCGTGGTTACATAAAAATTCAGGATGGATGTGATGGTGAGTGTTCATACTGTATAGTACCAAAAGTGAGAGGAATTCCTGTATCACGAAGGCTTAATGATATTGTTGAACATGCAAAATATTTGATTGCCCATAAATGCCCTGAGATTGTATTAACAGGAATTACAATTGGTAAATATCATTTCGAGAATGATAATTTAGCTACGCTTATAAAAAAATTGATTAATCTTGAAGGTGATTTCAGGATACGTGTTACTTCTGTTGAACCCACTCATGTTAATAAAGAACTTATAGATGTGTTGAAGCATGTTAAAGTATGTAAACACATTCATCTCCCACTGCAATCAGGTTCGGATAAAATACTCTCTGATATGCATAGGCCGTATACAGTGGATTTTTATAGACAATTAGTGAAGGAAATTAGATTGGCAATACCTGAAATTGCCATTGGTACAGATATTATTGTAGGATATCCAACAGAAAGTGATGATGATTTCGAATCCACAGTACAATTGGTTAAAGAATTGTCGTTTGCGTATGTACATCAGTTTAGCTACTCACCACGAGAGGGAACTATATCTAGTAACTATCGCCCATTACCATATGATACAGTAAGCAAACGTGCCCATATATTACGCCAGGTAGCTCATTTACAATCAGTTGCGTATAAAAGAAAATTTTTACATGCATGTAGGCCTGCTGTTATAGAAAAAGATACAGATGGTATAACGGCACTCACTGATAATTATCTCAAAGTTATTCTTGATAATAATCATTTTAACTTAAGCAAAGTAGGTACATTGCAATCAGTACATATATATGCCATTGAAGATATGCTGCTTTTTGGAGAAATAGTGTAATAAAAGTGATGAGCTATGCTTTTTTTAGGGTGGGCATTTAGCACAGATTGATTGGAATAATGCAGTTGATAAGTACCTATCACCTCTATCAGGTAGGATAGTTACAATTCTACCATGTTTAATACGCTTGGCTACTTCTATACTCCCTGCAACCGCAGCGCCACTTGACATTCCACAAAAAAGACCTTCCTGCAAGGCCAATTTACGGGTATATTCAAATGCTGTTTCGTCATCAACTGTTATAATGTCATCAAGAATGTCGGGGTTGTAAATTGAAGGAACAATTGCTTCTTTCATATTTTTTAAACCCTGTATTGAATGACCAATTACAGGTTCTACCGCAAAAATTTTTATTGATGGATTATATTCTTTAAGGCGTTTGGTTACTCCCATTATAGTTCCGGTTGTACCTATTCCTGCAACAAAAGCGTCAATTTGGCCACCTGTTTGCGCTAGTATTTCAGCGCCTGTTGTTTCATAATGAGCAAGGACATTTGCAGGATTTGAAAACTGATCGGGCATAAAATATATTTCAGGGTTTTCCTGATACATTTTACGGGCCTGAATAATAGCACCATCAGTGCCCAAACATCCTTCGGTTAAAACTAATTGAGCGCCAAATGCTATAAGCGTTTGCTGACGTTCAACACTTACACATTTTGGCATACATAATATGACTTTATATCCTAATGCCGAACCAACCATAGCAAGGCCTATCCCTGTATTGCCACTGGTAGGTTCAAGAATAATTTTATCAGGAGTAAGTTCACCTGATTCAATTGCCTTTTTTATCATATACCATGCGGTACGGTCTTTAATGGAACCACCAGGGTTAGCACCTTCAAATTTTGCTAATATTATGGTGTTATCAGGAGATAATTTATGAAGCTTAATAAGTGGAGTATTCCCTATGGCATGAACTAGGGAATAGTCTGAAATATGTAATTTGTTATTAATTTTTTGCATAAAGATAATAAAATTTAAAATTATTTATACAAATAATATACTAAATGTCAATAGTATTATATCACGGTGGATGTAAAGCTAAATAATTTTTTATTTATTATTAAATATTTGAAAGATATTTAAATTTTGAAAGATATTTAGATATTTAAAAAGATGAAATAAATTTTTCAAATTTTAAGTATGTACTTTCAAGCTGTATGAGCGGGCGATGGGACTCGAACCCACGACGTTCAGCTTGGGAAGCTGACATTCTACCACTGAATTACACCCGCTTTATTCAAATTTTATACACCGTTTACTCTATATGTAGCAGTATAGCTTTTTTTTCAAGAATTTTTTGAAAATTAATATTTATATTGATAGTTCATATTAAAATTCTTTTTTCTTTTAAAGCTTTATACCCTGAAGACCTGTCTATGTAATGTGTATGAAGTAATTTATGAGCCAGATGCGAATGGGGATGTTCAAGGTATTCTTTATAAAGTGTTTTTATTAATGGATTATCCTGTGATTTTCTTATTTGCATAGATTTATCATATTCATACACTCCCTTTGTTCTTTTACTTTTTAAAGTGTAATGTGTAGAAGCAAAAACTTTTGAAACAAAATTGAAGCTACTAAAGAAAATAACACTTATGATTGATAAATTTATAAAGGATTTTCTTGTATGTTTCATAATAGCCACCTCATTGTTTTTGAATTTTAGTAAATTTTTTTATTAATCTATAAAATAAATACATTATCGGGATCAAGGGGTTGTCCACCACCATTTACACATCCACCCGGGCAAGTCATTACTTCAATAAAATGATATTTTGATTTTCCGCTTTTAACCATTTCAATTACAGTTTTTGCATTTTTTAAACCTGAGATAACACATACATTAATCATGACACCTCCAATAGGTATAGACGCTTCCCTCACTCCTTGATCGCCCCTAACAGATTCAAATTCAATTTTTGATAACTTTCTCCCCGAGACTGTCTCATAGGCATACCTTAAAGCCGCTTCCATAACACCACCGGAAACACCGAATATGGTAGCAGCCCCTGTAGAAATTCCAAGTAAAGGATCGGGGTTTTCTTTTGTCATCTTTTTGAGATCTATTTTATTTTTCTTTAACATATATGCCAGCTCCCTTGTATTTATTGTAGCATCAATATCTCTATATCCGCTTGAATTAAATTCTGGGCGTAAGCCTTCAAATTTTTTGGCGATGCACGGCATTATCGAAACCGTAAAGATATCTTTTGGATCCTTTTTTATCTTTTTTGCTCCATAAGTTTTAGCTAATGCTCCAAGCATTCCAATAGGCGATTTGCAGGTAGACAAATGTGG comes from Spirochaetota bacterium and encodes:
- the mtaB gene encoding tRNA (N(6)-L-threonylcarbamoyladenosine(37)-C(2))-methylthiotransferase MtaB, which gives rise to MHEKTFSIKTLGCKCNQYESAQIASQFVSSGYKPVPFGSPADVVIINTCTVTDKSNKKCRNYIRQGAKFSKTGKVIVTGCMVETHKDELDAMNEVLATFTNSQKEHLVVEYGAFAHNIDNSTLDAIYTTYALPYMRTRGYIKIQDGCDGECSYCIVPKVRGIPVSRRLNDIVEHAKYLIAHKCPEIVLTGITIGKYHFENDNLATLIKKLINLEGDFRIRVTSVEPTHVNKELIDVLKHVKVCKHIHLPLQSGSDKILSDMHRPYTVDFYRQLVKEIRLAIPEIAIGTDIIVGYPTESDDDFESTVQLVKELSFAYVHQFSYSPREGTISSNYRPLPYDTVSKRAHILRQVAHLQSVAYKRKFLHACRPAVIEKDTDGITALTDNYLKVILDNNHFNLSKVGTLQSVHIYAIEDMLLFGEIV
- a CDS encoding cysteine synthase family protein, whose translation is MQKINNKLHISDYSLVHAIGNTPLIKLHKLSPDNTIILAKFEGANPGGSIKDRTAWYMIKKAIESGELTPDKIILEPTSGNTGIGLAMVGSALGYKVILCMPKCVSVERQQTLIAFGAQLVLTEGCLGTDGAIIQARKMYQENPEIYFMPDQFSNPANVLAHYETTGAEILAQTGGQIDAFVAGIGTTGTIMGVTKRLKEYNPSIKIFAVEPVIGHSIQGLKNMKEAIVPSIYNPDILDDIITVDDETAFEYTRKLALQEGLFCGMSSGAAVAGSIEVAKRIKHGRIVTILPDRGDRYLSTALFQSICAKCPP
- a CDS encoding iron hydrogenase small subunit, with amino-acid sequence MKHTRKSFINLSIISVIFFSSFNFVSKVFASTHYTLKSKRTKGVYEYDKSMQIRKSQDNPLIKTLYKEYLEHPHSHLAHKLLHTHYIDRSSGYKALKEKRILI